CGCATGGATGCCGCCGTCTTCGCCGCGGCGGTCGCCGACTACCGCCCGGCCGCGGTTTCGGAGCAGAAGATCAAGAAGACCGGCGAGACGCTGACGCTCGAGCTCGTCCGCACGCCGGACATCCTCGGGTCTGTTAGAGGGGAGTTCGGTTTCACCGGCACGCTTGTCGGCTTTGCCGCGGAGACGGAGAACCTGTTAGCCAACGCCCGAATCAAGCTCGAACGCAAGGGCTGCGACCTCGTCATCGCCAACGACGTCTCCAAGCCCGGCATCGGCTTCGACTCCGACCGCAACGAGGTGCTGCTGGTCTTTCCGGAACACGTCGAGGCGTTGCCCGAGGATGAGAAGCATCATCTTGCGCCACACATCGTCCGCGAGATCGAGCGGTTGGCGGCAGAGAGGGGAAGGCCGATTGTATTGTAGCAAGGCAACAGCGCTGAAAGTCGCAACGAAACAGAGAAATGTTACAGTGCGAGAACTGACCTAATTCGCTGACCCCATTCACGGATAAGGTCGTGGCGCTAGTCCCGGCGGATTAAGCCACCACT
This sequence is a window from Luteolibacter arcticus. Protein-coding genes within it:
- a CDS encoding phosphopantothenoylcysteine decarboxylase; translation: MRVLVTAGPTREALDPVRYLTNRSSGKMGYAMADAFARAGHQVLLVSGPTVLVVPEGVDFLPVESAAEMFEAVKRHIGRMDAAVFAAAVADYRPAAVSEQKIKKTGETLTLELVRTPDILGSVRGEFGFTGTLVGFAAETENLLANARIKLERKGCDLVIANDVSKPGIGFDSDRNEVLLVFPEHVEALPEDEKHHLAPHIVREIERLAAERGRPIVL